A region of the Phaseolus vulgaris cultivar G19833 chromosome 11, P. vulgaris v2.0, whole genome shotgun sequence genome:
ttttcatgttaggcatatcactatgctacttgacatctcagttaggctgagacctcaagtaacaacaatcatttgtcatcacataaaaaaagtaaaattaaaaataaaatacaaaaatactggggattagaccaaaactcatatgttaaccaaaacgatacataggtagactatacctattaataaagaattctaagaacatactagatggaagcctattataccaatgaaaagattctctatgaataaatcctaaattagccaacttatcagcacatgcattccctttacaaaaaatatgagtaaccctaaacttgatttttttCACAGTAATTCAGACAAGTattccaaggaacatttgtcctagtAGTAAACACAATAAAAACTAAGAGAGAGTCATGttccagccagacattagtaagttcCCAACTTGTAAGTTTTCTCTAAAGCATatataacttcataaaattCAGCGATCAAAGTAGTatgaaagtgaagaaaaaaaaatagtataaacatttatttattggCAAAAtcattttctatatatattgGTTTTACTTCCAATAATTCAatgtttaaaaattttaatttacaattGAAGTAAATTTAGAATTTGTAGTACAAATTTTAGACTTAGCCATAATAAGATAGGTATTTGAAGAGTGTTTGCATGAGGTTGTGACTGACATGGGTGTGGTTTGTCTGTGTCACGAGAAGGGAAAGGAAAAGCAGACCCGTGAAGAAGGGTCCCACCACCACTTGTCTCTTTCACTTCTCTGCCCTAAAAGGTTAGCTTTTGCATATCAAATGTGTCACGAGCTCAACAATATCTGTTACTTCCTTTTCTTACACTGACACATCAATGCACCTATTTTCGAATACTAATCCATCACTAAATCATtaacttaataaataatatttcacTTCTTCTCGTGACACATGACCCGATCAAATTTTGTACTTTCCTATCCAATCTCTTCAAAATGTTAAATTGTGAAGGTTGCtgatttttttggatttttcaaaatgttaaattaTGAAGGATGGTaatatttctaccaaatttgatagattaattattaattttttttattaacaacaaataattaataaatataaaccaCTTTAAGGGTGGTTCAAGTCTTATAAAAAATCACATTAATCTCCTCTAACCGCCAAAAACACTTCCAACAATTAACAGAGCAACTCTCCTaacaaaaatctcaaaaaaaaaaaaaaagtacaaacCTGCAAGGTACAACATCAAGAAACCAATCTCATAACACACCAAAGGGTCCAAAGATTCACTCAGAGTAAGAAACGAAACAAAGCGTGACTTGAAAGAAATCTAAGATCAAACCTATATTTACTACTCTAACCCAAATTGCTTCCCATACATCATTAACTGAATCTGAAGCATTACACATCatgaacaataaaaaaattgacaaatGATTATTATGAAACACGAATGTCGCTCCAAGCCAAACAATAAATTGACTCTACACAAACCAAACTAATCTCCATTCAAAACACAAGTGATGATGATAAGAGTCATTCTCCATCTGCacaaatagttaaaattttaagaaactatttaaataaataaataatgtaaaattaattttaaagatgacACAATATTGATTATGTGAAATTGAAATCGTGTTAAGGTGACAACCatgtatttaatattatttgatttttttttaattaattgaaatttgGTTACATTCACATAATTTCAGTTAAAAATCatatcatatttattaatttgacacaatttatctattttaataattttatttattttagtatgtAATGATCAAAGTGTAGTGAAAAGATCTATATATTTGTCATTCATtaaagtttataaattaatatttaaggtATCCGCTAGTTTCCACAAACATAATCTTTACTAATCTTATATTCGAAATAACTTTAAACAGTTCTGTGAGTGCAACTTCCTATGTAAAAGGACAAACTTCTTTTACATTTTGGTGCCCTTTGGTGCCATGCTATTGTATATTACCACTACACAATTATTGATTTCTGTGCCATGGGAATgcagaacatatatgttatgaTTCGACAGTTTTCAAAGGTTATCTTCATTTTTTCCCCACACAAATTACTAGGATCATTGTTGATGGAGTTTGTCACAATTATTTTTAACAGTAAGAAAAATAATAGACTGAAATCAAGAACAATTATTGTTTTACATTGTCTTATACTAGAACAATTATTGTTTTTGAAATCATAGGTACATGCATGGCTAGAGATCAAGAAAGCAGTGAGAACTATAACATCACATGACTGATTTAGTATGTGTTAAAAAGTTTATCAAAGTTAGAAAGAAAGTAACAAACTGTCATATATATGAAACTCTGGTTTCTATACAGATAAGCAATTGTTCATGTATACCACTTTAAACTGTTTTGTAATCACAATAATATCAACTTatcatttcataaaaaaaaatacattttatatataaatatattttagatttgagttatttttaatttaaagtcTGCCCACCAATTATTTTCTCTAGGATATGAATTTGGCAGCTCATTTGTCACTGCATTTAGCTTCTTAAGTGTATCTATGCatacttataaatttttataataataaaactattacTATTATTACCTTGTTACAAATTTATCAGAAATTCTGAAAAAGGGTCCATTATACTGTGTCTTAGATGAGACAATAAGTATGCCAAACAAAACCACAGAACTAAAAAGGTTCACATTTTTATAGAATATAAAATTAGCCTTAGCCATGAGGTAACTAGCGTGTTGTCATGTTATCATGTGCAGCCAAACCAACACAAAAGCACAAGCACATAGCACTCCTTTTGCAAAAATGGCTAACGGTTGAACTGAGAACATGGTCCACAGTAAAATGTTTCATGTTTTGTAGTGTCTAGTTCTTGTTGTGtgcctatacttctcaatgctTTTCTTTGAAGATCAGAAAGAACTAGAGTAAAAGATAGTGGGTTCATTTGTATTGAATGAATGGCAGAGGCATAAGCTTGTTCCTAGAGGCCTAATCCAAAACCCCTTTGTGTCTTTATTTATTCAACCGATCTCTCTGATTTGTTGGAAGGAGAGATGGCACCAAAACCAGTTTACCTTTCTCATTTACTCCTTTTAGTCTTGTTTCTTGCCACCATCCAACTTTCAGAGCAGTTAGAGTTTTCTCAGTCTCAAACACTTCTCAAGGTTCAGCAACTTCTTGGCTATCCATCAGCATTAAGTACCCTCAGCAGCACCACAgacttttgtaatattgaacCTACCCAATATTTGACAATAGTCTGCTATGAGGATAGCTTGACACAGCTGCATGTTGTTGGCAACAATGAGTATGCTCCATTGCCTCCAAACTTCTCCTCAGATACTCTGTTTGCTACACTAGGCACTCTATCAAGCTTGAAAGTCCTCTCTCTGGTTTCTCTTGGACTCTGGGGGCCCTTACCTGAAAGCATTGCACAGTTGTCTTCATTGGAAATACTTAACATTAGCTCAAACCACTTCAATGGAGCCATTCCATCTCAACTTTCACTTCTCAGGAACCTGCAGTCAGTGGTACTTGATGATAACAGCTTCAGTGCTGAAATTCCTAGCTGGGTTGGCTCACTTCAAGGTTTGGCTGTCCTTAGTATGAAGAAAAACTGGCTTAGTGGGAGCCTTCCAACTTCATTGGATGCTCTTCAGACCCTGAGGGTATTGGATCTATCAAGTAATCAGTTATCTGGGGAAGTTCCTCATCTCAAGAATTTGGCAAATCTTCAAGTTCTTAACTTGGAAAACAACACATTTGGACCTCATTTTCCTTCACTCCCCACCAAGTTAGTTTCTCTTGTGCTCAGAAATAATAGCTTCAAGCTAAGTGTCCCCTCTGGTTTAAGTTCTTCTTATCTGCTTCAAAGGCTGGACCTTTCATTGAATGGCTTTGTGGGGCCATTTCCATCATCCTTATTGTCACTTCCTTCCATAAATTATCTTGATATTTCCTCAAATAAATTCACTGGAATGCTTTTCAATAACATGTCATGCAATGATGATCTCCACTTTGTAAATTTGTCTTCAAATCTTCTCAAAGGGGAAATTCCCGCTTGTTTGGAACCAAAGACCAGGGTTGTTCTGTATGCTAGAAACTGCTTATCAACTAAGAACCAAGATCAGCACCCTTCAGATTTCTGCAGCAATGAGGCTTTGGCAGTGAAAATCATACCCCGTCAACCAAAGCACAAGAGAACAACTGGTAAAACAGTAATTGTATCAAGTATGGGAGGTGTTGTTGGTGTAGTGCTGATTCTAGGAGTAGTTATCTTGGTTGTTAGCCGAGTTCATAAGAAACAAGTAGTGAAAATACCTTCACAGTCCCCTTTGGAAAATGTCACCAGCCAGTTACATAATGAAGATGAAGTGAAAACTACTACAAGGTCCATAATGGAGCACATCATCAGAAGGGTTCCTGACAAACTTGCTGTGGAAGCACTTACAAGATCCATAAAGGAGCATGTAATGTGCCGAGTGAAAAATAAGCGTGTTGTAAGGGCATCGACAAGGTCCATAATTGAACATGTATCATCAGTTAACACAGCAAAACTACTCACAGATGCAAGTAAATCCTCAAATCCTTTGCCTAATTGgtacataatttttattttgaaaaatgagattattttttaacaagTACATGGTTTAAGGGCTAAAACAAAATTCTGGGAACATGTTTGCTAGGCATGTACGCCCAAAACATTGAATTAGAGTGAGAgaaatttctaattttatttcttctttagaTTGGATCAGTTCAAAAAAATGCACACCTATTGTGCTGAAGTGCAGAATGTATCATTGAAATCTAGGAATTAGAGCATGTCATTCAAAACCTTTATTTCTATTAATTATCACTTGTCACATATAgtcattttatattatttgtttgcAGGGTGTATATCACAAACAATGAAGATGGGAGCCAGCCTTCCTGCTTATAGGACCTTTGCTTTGGATGAACTTAAGGAATCTACAAATAATTTTGATGCATCAAGTTTCATAAGTGAAGGCCCACATGGTCAGGTATGAGCCTTAAGTTATCAATTTAGATGAGTATAATCATATTTACCTTCCAAATGTATGATGCCCTACCCTATAGGACTGTAATTTGCGATGACTACCACTTAGACTCTAGAAACTCAATAGTAGAACAAATATGTCAATAATCTGAATATGGTACAAGTTTACCTTACCGAAAATTGAGTTTCATATAAATAAGAACATTTGAGAAAACTTGTTAAGTACTGTTCCGATCTCAAATCCGTTGAGATAGCATCATTAGGGTTAAcattaaaccctaaatcctaaatcatCGCATTTGAGATATTGTCTGCTTTGGAGCTTGGAGTTCCGTCAacattttgtccttaaaaggtgTCTCTTAAGGACAAAACTGTGATGGAACTCCTAAGCGGATAATACCTCAGATGCGGTGATTGACCTGTCATTCAACATACTTGAGGTTGAAACAAGTACAAAGTCCATGGCTATGTGTAGTTATTGTCTTTGGATAAGGTACATTTGAATCTCTGGTATtcctttaaattatatttattgagCTACTAACCATCTGTTCCTAGAACAGGATAAGTTAAAGTGCAAAACTTCAGTTCTGCTACAGGCATTAAACATCAATCCACACATATTAAAGAGTTTTCATACTCAAATTTTCTTATTACATTACAGTTTCCCTTTGTTGTAACTGTGTTGTTTAAGTTCTGACAACTAGTAATTCACCAT
Encoded here:
- the LOC137821097 gene encoding probable inactive leucine-rich repeat receptor-like protein kinase At3g03770, whose amino-acid sequence is MAPKPVYLSHLLLLVLFLATIQLSEQLEFSQSQTLLKVQQLLGYPSALSTLSSTTDFCNIEPTQYLTIVCYEDSLTQLHVVGNNEYAPLPPNFSSDTLFATLGTLSSLKVLSLVSLGLWGPLPESIAQLSSLEILNISSNHFNGAIPSQLSLLRNLQSVVLDDNSFSAEIPSWVGSLQGLAVLSMKKNWLSGSLPTSLDALQTLRVLDLSSNQLSGEVPHLKNLANLQVLNLENNTFGPHFPSLPTKLVSLVLRNNSFKLSVPSGLSSSYLLQRLDLSLNGFVGPFPSSLLSLPSINYLDISSNKFTGMLFNNMSCNDDLHFVNLSSNLLKGEIPACLEPKTRVVLYARNCLSTKNQDQHPSDFCSNEALAVKIIPRQPKHKRTTGKTVIVSSMGGVVGVVLILGVVILVVSRVHKKQVVKIPSQSPLENVTSQLHNEDEVKTTTRSIMEHIIRRVPDKLAVEALTRSIKEHVMCRVKNKRVVRASTRSIIEHVSSVNTAKLLTDARCISQTMKMGASLPAYRTFALDELKESTNNFDASSFISEGPHGQIYKGVLSDGMHIAIRGLKMRKRHGPQTYMHHVEMISKLRHSHLVSALGHAFECNQDDSCVNRVFLIFEFVSTRSLRTCVSGSSGEKISWIQRIAATIGVVKGIQFLHTGIVPGLYSNNLRITDIFLDNSNNVKISSYNLPLSAENKRMISSGTSPGLKGNIQARIKGEDKNDVYDIGVILLEIILGRPIMFHNEVGTLKDLLHVSIKTDDIARRSIVDPAVHKECSDESLMTMMEICVRCLSDDQTERPSVEDILWNLHFAAQVQNSWKRDSSDHSYSPAPSSRDI